The Megalopta genalis isolate 19385.01 chromosome 12, iyMegGena1_principal, whole genome shotgun sequence genome window below encodes:
- the LOC117219104 gene encoding IQ motif-containing protein H produces MNRHHKLLLTDESYTRWIETLQNAMQSFQEKYSSAKHLLRNENERVLRRMRFVSNFLYAYSKPGIIDESRDPQITQHFYEDTLKTLLDLERSCEEHLLRMKINLQTAIDKRAEPPFNLSLRNIKKACGTFVTADSHDETDNKIPCRCFWENVPPWKLENIQNILGKPQETMQSEFDLSDVKFKQDMMYLRGKMLRLPRKLDDQSEGHKGARRLTMKQSQTDTFSEIRKEYDSFKSFSMKDELSKIHNLKFSDGKFVDSLLWMKALDLLGNQYSTKWYVVLCPQIEKILLERHIPTLHFNPRATFNFLSNIHENGANFILFKDDLIPLLQDDEESAWLSSWKLQLQTVHKQVIAAILIQTYYRGYMIRKKIKESHQLYIAANVLWLNWLTVQKKKEIYERYLRNMLISMQTTRELSLKLSKEFVAIINKPHVVLHLTSLGYPMELRRPYEPKRFAMIQNMNILKICFVRNPNSEVIYIMAAKPTPEMLTMYTDFIESMSQDKDIMKRICFVALSEGGTFRNRTLNVSRILHCSEESLREIRKKIAGKPAYFLPWVIDECDMRLAGNLGVALLSPDMEIQRKFLHRSNMASMIAAMGLSQAPYYGDIYNYETLCSMLARLIIDHTEVCVWTLKLNLGSLSKHRGKFLINHISIPFMPSIRKERERFGDEWGPSCEPRNTFLAKLQEHLPTVVADGTRLSRLFDSWNEFYVHIQKFGCLLQGTPRKKDGKKISVSLFVPKKGTKGKLKWLGTADILRLDLHISATNVFMMPQTSLNNSKLEPDINKCARGLQKEGYFGYMTIECYCYMDKHSDKLIVLMENVHPFYSYVQSYMDWMKFAIGGTYFSEKNHFVADIPRHTWKRVSSGYEQYLKAAPQWNETTDRYGIAICELVNSRFATYTWPKLKNLIEKCGIVYNSEKKEGSAILLHDAELRTHGLLVAVSPAMSTTISMVHEKLSLLQQVLAKTAKKIETNMTDLIDYFMKLSLDYNDDASQPCR; encoded by the exons ATGAATCGGCATCATAAATTATTGTTAACGGACGAATCCTACACGCGGTGGATAGAAACGCTGCAAAACGCTATGCAATCATTTCAAGAGAAATATAGCTCAGCTAAACACTTGCTTCGCAATGAAAATGAACGTGTTCTTAGACGGATGAGGTTcgtttctaatt TTTTGTACGCGTACAGTAAACCAGGTATCATAGATGAGTCCAGAGATCCGCAAATCACGCAACATTTTTACGAAGATACGCTGAAAACACTCCTGGATCTAGAAAGATCGTGTGAGGAGCATCTATTACGGATGAAAATCAATTTGCAGACAGCAATAGACAAACGTGCTGAACCACCGTTCAATCTATCTTTGCGAAACATAAAGAAAGCTTGCGGAACATTTGTCACCGCCGATTCGCACGATGAGACGGATAACAAAATACCCTGCCGCTGTTTTTGGGAGAATGTACCACCATGGAAGCTAGAAAACATTCAGAATATTTTAGGTAAACCGCAGGAGACCATGCAATCAGAATTCGATCTGTCCGATGTGAAGTTCAAACAGGATATGATGTATCTCCGAGGAAAAATGTTACGTCTACCTAGAAAGCTAGACGATCA ATCCGAGGGTCATAAAGGGGCTCGCCGATTGACAATGAAGCAATCGCAGACGGACACTTTCAGTGAAATCCGCAAAGAATACGATTCGTTCAAATCGTTTTCCATGAAGGATGAATTATCGAAGATACACAATCTAAAATTCAGTGACGGAAAATTCGTGGATTCTCTGCTTTGGATGAAAGCGTTAGACCTACTTGGAAACCAATACAGTACAAAGTGGTATGTGGTGTTATGTCCACAAATTGAGAAGATTCTGTTGGAACGTCATATACCAACTTTGCATTTCAATCCGAGAGctactttcaattttctgtcCAATATTCACGAGAATGGGGCGAACTTTATATTGTTTAAGGACGACTTGATACCTCTTTTACAAGACGATGAGGAAAGTGCCTGGTTGTCCTCTTGGAAATTGCAGCTTCAAACAGTGCACAAGCAAGTCATCGCGGCAATTCTCATACAAACTTATTATCGTGGTTACATG ATACGGAAGAAGATAAAGGAATCGCACCAGCTCTACATAGCCGCCAATGTCTTATGGTTAAACTGGCTGACAGTTCAGAAGAAAAAGGAGATATACGAGCGTTACCTGCGCAATATGTTGATATCGATGCAAACAACTCGAGAGCTATCCCTAAAATTGAGCAAAGAATTCGTCGCTATAATCAACAAGCCGCACGTGGTTCTGCATCTAACGTCCCTAGGCTACCCCATGGAGTTACGTCGGCCGTACGAACCGAAACGTTTCGCCATGATACAAAACATGAATATCTTGAAAATCTGTTTCGTTCGAAACCCGAACTCCGAAGTGATCTACATCATGGCCGCGAAACCCACCCCGGAGATGCTGACGATGTATACCGACTTCATCGAATCGATGTCTCAAGATAAAGACATCATGAAGCGGATCTGCTTCGTCGCCCTCTCCGAAGGCGGTACCTTTCGTAATCGTACGCTGAACGTCTCGAGGATTCTGCATTGTTCGGAGGAGTCCCTTCGCGAGATCAGGAAGAAGATCGCCGGCAAGCCCGCGTACTTTTTACCCTGGGTTATCGACGAGTGCGACATGAGATTAGCCGGGAACCTGGGCGTCGCCTTGTTGAGCCCGGACATGGAGATCCAACGCAAGTTCTTGCATAGATCGAACATGGCCAGCATGATCGCCGCGATGGGGCTGTCGCAAGCACCTTATTACGGCGACATTTACAATTACGAAACCCTTTGCTCCATGCTGGCCCGCTTGATCATCGATCACACGGAAGTTTGCGTATGGACGTTGAAACTGAACCTGGGCTCGCTTTCCAAGCATCGCGGCAAATTCCTTATCAATCACATTAGCATCCCGTTCATGCCGAGCATACGGAAGGAGCGAGAAAGATTTGGCGACGAATGGGGACCGAGCTGCGAACCGCGGAACACATTCCTCGCGAAGCTGCAGGAACATTTGCCAACCGTGGTCGCCGATGGCACACGATTGTCAAGACTCTTCGACTCCTGGAATGAATTCTACGTTCACATACAGAAATTCGGCTGTCTGCTGCAGGGTACACCCAGGAAGAAGGATGGGAAAAAGATTTCCGTTAGCCTATTTGTTCCCAAAAAGGGGACCAAAGGGAAGCTCAAGTGGCTGGGAACCGCCGACATCTTGCGTTTGG ACCTTCACATTTCTGCGACGAATGTTTTCATGATGCCGCAAACGTCATTAAACAACAGTAAACTCGAACCGGATATAAACAAATGTGCCAGAGGATTGCAAAAGGAAGGTTATTTCGGTTACATGACCATTGAATGTTATTGCTACATGGACAAACATAGTGACAAATTAATCGTCCTGATGGAAAATGTACACCCATTTTATTCGTACGTGCAGAGTTACATGGACTGGATGAAATTTGCAATTGGAGGAACATACTT TTCAGAGAAGAACCATTTTGTCGCCGATATTCCACGCCACACTTGGAAAAGGGTATCGTCGGGGTACGAACAATACCTAAAAGCAGCGCCCCAATGGAATGAAACAACGGACAGATATGGAATCGCAATTTGTGAACTGGTTAATTCAAGATTTGCTACTTATACTTGGCCGAAACTGAAGAATTTGATCGAAAAATGTGGC ATCGTATATAATTCAGAGAAAAAGGAGGGTTCTGCCATATTGTTACACGACGCTGAGCTCAGAACTCATGGTTTGCTGGTTGCTGTCAGTCCGGCCATGAGTACAACGATATCGATGGTCCACGAAAAGTTGTCATTGCTGCAGCAGGTTCTCGCAAAGACAGCGAAGAAGATAGAGACGAATATGACAGATCTCATTGATTATTTCATGAAATTATCTCTCGATTATAACGACGATGCATCTCAGCCATGCAGATGA
- the LOC117219160 gene encoding mitochondrial 2-oxoglutarate/malate carrier protein has protein sequence MSLLSSPNKRVPTFINFIIGGVSGVVGQTTTHPLDVTKVRMQISKTGFGATIKETLRTVGLRGFYVGWTAAVLRQLTYSTTRLGIYTTLYDVCQQYFGRLNFATMIGIGMVSGVVGSFLGTPTDLVLVRMIADMKLPPEKRWNYRNGFTGLIDIGRKDGVRALWRGAVPTMIRGAVVNGTQLGTYSKSKLMLLDTGYFEEGVLLQFCAAMISGLLTCTASLPMDVSKTRIQNWVSPPKPPGFFVVMIGIAQKEGMLALWRGFSPYYARAAPNTVFTMISVEQLHRLYMKLFQPLEE, from the exons ATGTCGCTACTATCCAGTCCAAACAAGAGAGTACCCACTTTCATCAACTTTATCATTGGTGGAGTGTCTGG GGTCGTGGGACAGACTACAACGCACCCCTTGGATGTAACCAAAGTGCGAATGCAGATTTCGAAGACTGGCTTCGGTGCGACGATAAAAGAAACTTTACGAACAGTCGGATTACGTGGATTTTACGTTGGTTGGACCGCTGCTGTTCTTCGACAGTTAACATATAGCACGACTAGACTCGGGATATACACTACTTTGTACGACGTTTGTCA ACAATATTTCGGACGCTTGAATTTTGCAACAATGATCGGTATCGGAATGGTGTCCGGCGTTGTGGGTTCGTTTCTTGGAACTCCAACTGATTTGGTTTTAGTTCGCATGATAGCAGATATGAAACTACCCCCCG AAAAGCGATGGAATTATAGAAATGGCTTTACCGGGTTAATCGATATTGGGAGGAAAGATGGTGTGCGTGCACTATGGCGGGGAGCAGTACCAACTATGATCAGGGGAGCCGTCGTCAATGGAACCCAATTGGGTACATACAGCAAGTCGAAGCTAATGTTGTTAGACACAG GCTATTTCGAAGAAGGTGTTCTATTGCAATTTTGTGCAGCTATGATCTCTGGACTGTTGACGTGCACAGCTTCACTTCCTATGGACGTATCTAAAACTAG AATACAAAATTGGGTCTCTCCACCGAAACCACCAGGCTTTTTCGTGGTGATGATCGGCATAGCACAAAAAGAAGGGATGCTTGCACTATGGCGAGGATTTTCGCCGTATTATGCACGAGCTGCGCCTAATACTGTGTTCACAATGATAAGCGTCGAACAGCTTCATCGTCTATACATGAAACTGTTCCAGCCGCTTGAAGAATGA
- the LOC117219161 gene encoding mitochondrial 2-oxoglutarate/malate carrier protein — translation MSEPEKKKPLPPAFTFLNAGFSGMLATCFVHPMDVVKNRMQVQKEKASIGSVIGDIVKNEGILKFYSGLSAGLVRQATYTTVRLGIYNQLQEYWRQSHTGKPNFGTLALMAGIAGSMGAFVGTPAEVALVRMATDGRLPKEQRRNYKNVFHAFATIIKDEGVLALWRGTVATMGRAIVVNISQLATYSQAKFLIASKLNMEDSIKLHFLASMLSGFLTTFNSMPFDIAKTRIQTMKTVGKPPGIISVLMSTMKNEGIAALWKGFWPTYCRIGPHTVLTLVINEQIVRLFRRYVQGENGASK, via the exons AAATGCAGGATTTTCTGG GATGTTGGCAACCTGCTTCGTGCATCCCATGGATGTAGTCAAAAATCGAATGCAAGTGCAAAAAGAAAAAGCGTCGATCGGTTCTGTGATAGGCGATATAGTGAAAAATGAAGGCATTTTGAAATTCTATTCTGGACTGAGTGCTGGTCTTGTGCGGCAGGCGACTTATACTACTGTGAGGCTTGGTATTTATAATCAGCTGCAAGAATATTGGAG ACAGAGTCATACTGGCAAACCTAAtttcggtacgttggcactgaTGGCTGGCATAGCAGGGTCCATGGGGGCTTTTGTTGGTACACCGGCGGAAGTGGCGCTCGTAAGAATGGCGACTGACGGCAGATTGCCAAAAG AACAACGGAGAAATTACAAGAACGTGTTTCACGCGTTTGCGACGATAATTAAAGACGAAGGAGTCTTGGCCCTTTGGCGAGGAACCGTAGCAACGATGGGACGAGCGATTGTTGTTAACATATCTCAGCTTGCAACGTACAGCCAGGCCAAGTTtttgatagcttcaaaat taAATATGGAAGACAGTATAAAACTCCATTTCCTTGCATCCATGTTGTCTGGATTTCTCACCACCTTCAATAGCATGCCGTTTGACATAGCTAAAACAAG AATACAAACCATGAAGACCGTGGGGAAACCGCCTGGCATCATTTCGGTATTAATGTCCACGATGAAAAACGAAGGCATAGCAGCGTTGTGGAAAGGGTTCTGGCCTACTTACTGCAGAATAGGACCGCACACAGTTTTAACGTTAGTAATTAACGAGCAGATCGTAAGACTGTTCAGGCGATATGTGCAAGGTGAAAACGGAGCATCTAAGTAA